A window from Pichia kudriavzevii chromosome 5, complete sequence encodes these proteins:
- a CDS encoding uncharacterized protein (PKUD0E02250; similar to Saccharomyces cerevisiae YLR120C (YPS1) and YDR144C (MKC7); ancestral locus Anc_8.318) produces MNTAALVTIFCTLTSSWAFPLPDGDNSDTNPGYFKLSARKIYGRNLNDALQKRDNNGYLEVDLSNENTFYLTDIEIGTPSQKVGVLVDTGSSDLWVVQSNNTYCESGTTGPLSKARADIIDWSLNTTDLQNHDNFIGKATSQSSNLIDCSQYGTFDPTDSETFQSNDTSFAITYADSTFAKGTWGRDDVVINGVNVTDLSLAVCDDADNAMGILGIGLAGLETTYSGSSSLSSLFSSSDRYTYENLPLRLKSLGIIKHTCYSVYLDEADSKNANILFGAIDHSKYTGNIVALPIVNSLKSKNYDTAIQLDVTLNSVTLIDSKSKTEATLGNGAAAALLDTGTTLTYVPTNLLKAIYNLVDAQYSQSIGYYVVKCNAVDNMTLDFNFQGFDINIPFSSFLVSLSTTSGSTSQYCMLGLQDSQSTTFTLGDNFLRNVYMIADYENMEIGLAVANHSASNEDIQVVSTGIPNANQPVSSLEYGKSVTTLVVQSTIVTSSIPSSQSLSTAQTIPVSTTKDNKASDESSISTDARTVSSIPSSTHNYAARNEVGVMAGVFAVLAALL; encoded by the coding sequence ATGAATACTGCCGCATTAGTGACTATATTTTGCACTCTAACATCATCATGGGCATTCCCTCTTCCAGATGGAGACAATAGCGATACCAATCCAGGCTATTTCAAGTTGTCTGCTAGGAAAATCTATGGTAGAAACTTGAACGATGCCTTGCAGAAGAGAGACAACAATGGCTATCTCGAAGTGGACCTATCCAATGAAAATACCTTCTATTTAACAGACATTGAAATCGGTACACCTTCTCAGAAGGTCGGTGTCTTGGTGGACACCGGCTCATCGGACCTTTGGGTCGTCCAATCCAACAATACCTATTGTGAAAGTGGTACAACGGGCCCATTAAGTAAGGCCCGTGCAGATATAATCGATTGGAGCTTGAATACCACTGATTTACAAAATCATGATAATTTCATTGGGAAGGCAACTTCTCAATCTTCTAATCTGATTGATTGTTCTCAATATGGTACTTTTGATCCTACAGATTCAGAAACTTTCCAATCAAATGATACTTCTTTTGCAATCACATATGCAGATTCTACTTTTGCTAAAGGAACTTGGGGAAGAGATGATGTTGTCATTAATGGCGTCAATGTCACAGATCTATCATTGGCTGTTTGTGATGATGCCGATAATGCAATGGGTATCTTAGGTATCGGATTGGCAGGACTTGAAACTACTTATTCGGGTTCATCCTCTTTAAGTTccctcttttcttcaagtgaTAGATACACTTATGAAAATTTACCTCTTagattgaaaagtttagGAATTATTAAACATACTTGTTATTCGGTCTATTTGGATGAAGCCGATTCgaaaaatgcaaatatcTTGTTTGGTGCAATCGATCATTCCAAATATACCGGTAATATAGTTGCATTGCCAATTGTTAATTCCTTAAAATCGAAAAATTATGATACTGCAATCCAATTAGATGTCACTCTAAATTCTGTCACTCTAATTGACTCAAAATCGAAAACTGAGGCAACATTGGGTAATGGTGCAGCTGCAGCTCTATTAGATACAGGTACTACTTTGACTTATGTTCCAACTAACCTCTTAAAGGCAATCTACAATTTGGTTGATGCTCAATACAGTCAGTCGATTGGTTACTACGTTGTCAAATGTAATGCAGTTGATAATATGACATTGGATTTTAACTTTCAAGGTTTCGACATTAATATCCcattttcctcctttttgGTGTCTCTATCAACCACTTCTGGTTCAACTTCTCAATATTGTATGCTTGGATTACAAGATTCTCAGAGTACCACATTCACGTTGGGTGACAACTTTTTAAGAAATGTCTATATGATTGCCGATTATGAAAATATGGAGATTGGTTTGGCAGTCGCTAATCATTCAGCCAGTAATGAAGACATACAAGTCGTTTCAACAGGTATACCTAACGCAAATCAACCTGTTTCGTCCCTTGAATATGGAAAATCGGTAACAACATTAGTGGTCCAATCGACAATCGTCACTAGCTCGATTCCTTCCTCCCAATCTCTTTCAACTGCACAAACTATACCTGTATCAACCACAAAGGATAACAAGGCAAGTGACGAATCCTCAATCTCTACTGATGCCAGAACTGTGTCCTCCATTCCTTCAAGTACCCACAACTATGCCGCAAGGAATGAAGTAGGTGTAATGGCTGGAGTCTTTGCTGTTCTTGCAGCATTACTTTAA